The Nitrosospira multiformis ATCC 25196 region GATTGAGCCTGCCGTCGGGGTGAAGGGTAACCAGATCCTCAATCTGGTCAAAGACCTGGCGCGATCCTTATCAGTGGTAAGCATCCGTGTCGTCGAGACCATTCCGGGGAAGACCTGTATGGGTCTGGAAATCCCCAATCCCAAGCGGCAAGTCGTACGCTTGTCTGAAATTCTCAGTTCACAGGCTTATGCCGATATGGGATCGCCCCTGACCATTGCCCTCGGCAAGGATATAGGCGGGCATCCGGTAGTGGCCGATCTGGCCAAGATGCCGCATTTGCTCGTTGCGGGAACGACCGGCTCGGGCAAATCCGTGGCAATCAATGCGATGTTACTTAGCCTGCTCTACAAAGCTACGCCCGAGCAGGTGCGTCTCATTCTGGTGGACCCGAAGATGCTTGAATTGTCGGTATATGAGGGCATTCCACACCTGTTGGCTCCCGTAGTTACCGACATGCGTCAGGCAGCCAGCGCCCTGCGCTGGGGTGTGGCCGAAATGGAACGGCGCTACAAGCTGATGTCAGCGCTTGGGGTCCGTAATCTGGGGGGCTATAACCAGAAAATCCGTGAGGCGATCAAGAGTGAGAAACCCATCCTCAATCCGCTGAGCCTCACCCCGGAAGCACGGGAACCGCTGGAGGAGATGCCGGTGATTGTCGTGGTGATAGACGAGCTGGCGGATCTGATGATGGTCGTGGGCAAGAAAGTGGAGGAGTTGATTGCCCGGCTTGCCCAGAAGGCCCGGGCGGCGGGAGTCCATCTGCTTCTCGCCACTCAGCGGCCTTCCGTGGATGTGATCACAGGACTTATCAAAGCCAATATTCCCACACGGGTAGCTTTTCAGGTATCAAGCAAGGTGGACTCGCGCACAATCCTGGACCAGATGGGAGCGGAGGCCTTGCTCGGGCAGGGCGACATGCTTTATCTGCCCCCCGGAAGCGGATATCCGCAACGGGTTCACGGCGCTTTCGTCGCCGATCAGGAAGTGCATCGGGTGGTGGAGTATCTCAAGGAACACGGTGAGCCGCGGTATGTGGACGGTGTGCTTGATGCATCGGATGAGGAAGGCGGCGGGAGCGGAAATGGCGGGGTAGGGGGACAGGAAGGCGGCGAGAGCGATCCGCTTTACGATGAAGCCGTCGCCATCGTGCTCAGATCTCGACGCGCTTCCATCTCCCTGGTGCAGCGGCACCTGCGCATCGGTTACAACCGGGCTGCGCGGTTGATTGAAGAAATGGAGCGCGCCGGTCTGGTCTCGGCCATGCAAAGCAACGGCAACCGGGAGATTCTGGTTCCGGCGGGGAATGAATAAAAGGATACCGGCGAGGACGATGTTGGCAAAGGAATCAAGGCGAACGCAGAATGGGGCGGAGGCGATCAGCCGTAATCCGTTTTTACTGATGGGTTGCGCTACGCTCTATTCATCCCACAGCGGGATGAGTGGAAGGAGCGCAGGACAAAATCATGGGGTTTGGCAAGAAGCAGGAAGCTCTGCTGCCCGTTACTACACTATCAGGGAGTAAGTACGTTGGCCACATCGCTCTCCTGTTTGGAGGCGATGCGGCTATTGCTGCTTATGCGTGTGTCAGCGAGTCAGTCCTAAAACGCCTTGTCGTACGGTACGATGCGGTTGTTGAGGATGACTTTGCTCTGGCCGTTCCAGACGACGTCCGTCAGGTTGGAGTAGCGCGTGATGATCTGCGCTGCAATCCCGCCTGCAAACAGCCCCGACCAGCCCAGAATCACGAAGCCCCAGTGCAGCGGTGCGCTGAACAGTTCTTCCATGAACCAGAAGGCGTGACCCCATTCGTTCAACCCTACGTTCGGCAGAATCATGAGCGGACCTGCAATCGCCATGACCAGCGGGAACGAGGTGCCGCGCGAATACAGCGGCAGACGCGTCATCGCATACAGGTAGCTTGCTATCCCGCAGACGATGTACATCGGGAAGGAGCCGTAGAACACCACTACGTGACTTGGCGTGAAGCTCGTGTCACGGATGATGACCTGGTGCCAGGAGGCGTCCTGTTCGGTAAAGAAGCTGCCGCCCCAGTACACGCCGAACAGATATACACCCAGCCACATCATCCAGTAGAAGTAGCGCTTGACTTCAAGCTTCGGATCAAGATTGTCCAGCTGCTCTTTCGTGTCCCGCGTCTTCCAGATCCAGCCCCAGGTGATCAGCGCAAACAGCGGCATCACGATCATGTGCACTCGCCACAATCCCATCCACACTTTCTCGAACTCAGGCTCCATCGAGTCCATCCCGTGCGAGTAGGCAAACGTGCGCTGGTACCAGATCCAGAAAATCGCTACCGCCAGCATCGTGATCAGGCCAAACTTGTACCACTTCGAGTCATACCACAGCGACATGTCGTAGTCCCGGCCGCTCGTCTTGGCCGGGCTCGACGTTCCCATCGTTGTTGCCATGTCGTTTCCTCCTATTACACAAATACACATTGGAGATAACATTACACCATTTCGTTGGCGTGGAGTGGAAACTGGAACTAAAAACAAAAACCCCGCCGCCAGCGATGTATAGACTTTTTTACTTTACCATTGGTTCCCGGTGACGGGACATTATTCATGCTCTGTTGCCTGACATCGATTGTGGAACTTCGAGAGATCGCCTTAAATTGCCCGACGAGGGAGCGGCTTATTTATAATTACCGTGATCCT contains the following coding sequences:
- a CDS encoding DNA translocase FtsK yields the protein MSFVNKPMAKKISPDPLPPRVVRLLRESASLALLGVALYLVLIFYGYERADPGWSHSGDGPAQNPGGMVGAWLSDLMLYLLGVSAWWSVLFFLFLVWWMYRRIDGSIFDRRPWFVSMIGFLLLLVASSGMEALRFYSLKVVLPQMPGGVLGFLLSKSLSQVLGFTGATLALLILIAIGFSLFTGLSWLRLIEQIGASIEGFFLLVWRSIESVFLFIGRGWRSRQDRHVGAVSAIRREELVEVEKKRLLEHPPLHIEQPVVALPKPRKVTRQKQAPLSSDLPDPTLPPLRLLDEPPKKEVETLSTETLEFTSRLIERKLMDFGVEVKVVAAYPGPVITRYEIEPAVGVKGNQILNLVKDLARSLSVVSIRVVETIPGKTCMGLEIPNPKRQVVRLSEILSSQAYADMGSPLTIALGKDIGGHPVVADLAKMPHLLVAGTTGSGKSVAINAMLLSLLYKATPEQVRLILVDPKMLELSVYEGIPHLLAPVVTDMRQAASALRWGVAEMERRYKLMSALGVRNLGGYNQKIREAIKSEKPILNPLSLTPEAREPLEEMPVIVVVIDELADLMMVVGKKVEELIARLAQKARAAGVHLLLATQRPSVDVITGLIKANIPTRVAFQVSSKVDSRTILDQMGAEALLGQGDMLYLPPGSGYPQRVHGAFVADQEVHRVVEYLKEHGEPRYVDGVLDASDEEGGGSGNGGVGGQEGGESDPLYDEAVAIVLRSRRASISLVQRHLRIGYNRAARLIEEMERAGLVSAMQSNGNREILVPAGNE
- a CDS encoding methane monooxygenase/ammonia monooxygenase subunit C, translated to MATTMGTSSPAKTSGRDYDMSLWYDSKWYKFGLITMLAVAIFWIWYQRTFAYSHGMDSMEPEFEKVWMGLWRVHMIVMPLFALITWGWIWKTRDTKEQLDNLDPKLEVKRYFYWMMWLGVYLFGVYWGGSFFTEQDASWHQVIIRDTSFTPSHVVVFYGSFPMYIVCGIASYLYAMTRLPLYSRGTSFPLVMAIAGPLMILPNVGLNEWGHAFWFMEELFSAPLHWGFVILGWSGLFAGGIAAQIITRYSNLTDVVWNGQSKVILNNRIVPYDKAF